The sequence GACTTCTGGAAACCATACACAAAGGTTCTTTCTGCACCGAATGCCACCCAGGCAGAAGAGCGGATTTATGCAATAATCGGCAGCAAGCACCGCCTTGCCCGCCCTTACATAAAAGTTGAATCTATCTCTGAAGTGAGTGGAGAGTGATACCAGTGGCCCCTGTTGACCCCCGGGAAGTTCAGTCTCTTCAGAATTACCTGAATCAATATACCCAGCAGGCCGAAGTATACTCCCGCCAGCTTGGAATTATGGAAGAAGGAATCCGTGAGGCAAATGCTTCAATAGAGACACTCAATGCCCTCGCTGAAGCAGGGGAATCACCGGTATTCATGCCAATTGGTGGCGGACTGAATATCAGGGCAAACATTGTCCAGCCAGATGAAGTTTTTGTCAGTATTGGTTCTGATATCATTGTTCAGAAAACGAACTCAGGTGCAATATCATACCTGCAGGATCGCATTAAGGAGATGGAAGCATCTGCCAAAAATCTAACCGAAGTCCTGCAAAAAATTGATGCACAAGTTAAAGATATCCAGAAACGTCTCGAACAATTATACAGACAGGCGCAGGCTGAACAACAGGGTGCAGGTTCCCTCCAGTAAACTCCTGCTCTTTTGTATTGGCAGCAGGTGACGGAACATGTTCAAAGCACTCAAAGAAAAACTCTTTTCTGCCAGAAAAAAACTGGAAAAAACTATTGAAGAAACAGCACCGGAACCTTCGAATACTCCGGAGCCTGTATCAAAAGCACTTCCTCATTCAGAACCGGTGCCAGAAAAGAGTCCGGCTCTTGAACCTGAGAAAAAAACTCCGGCAGGATTTACTGAAAAGATCGTCTCCTTTGTCCGTGACAGGGAATTCATAATCTCAGAAAAAGACATCAGTGACATCCTTGACGAGCTTGAGATGGGATTGCTTGAAAGTGATGTTGCCTTTTCTGTTACTGAAGAAATCCTCTCGAGAATAAAGAAGGATCTATCTGGATCAAAACGGAAGATCGGAACTTCTGTTGATTCGATTGTTAAAAATGCCCTCGCTGATGCCCTA comes from Methanospirillum hungatei and encodes:
- the rpl18a gene encoding 50S ribosomal protein L18Ae, giving the protein MEEKKFEVKGTYQEKRDFWKPYTKVLSAPNATQAEERIYAIIGSKHRLARPYIKVESISEVSGE
- the pfdA gene encoding prefoldin subunit alpha, with product MAPVDPREVQSLQNYLNQYTQQAEVYSRQLGIMEEGIREANASIETLNALAEAGESPVFMPIGGGLNIRANIVQPDEVFVSIGSDIIVQKTNSGAISYLQDRIKEMEASAKNLTEVLQKIDAQVKDIQKRLEQLYRQAQAEQQGAGSLQ